One window of Diabrotica undecimpunctata isolate CICGRU chromosome 8, icDiaUnde3, whole genome shotgun sequence genomic DNA carries:
- the LOC140447876 gene encoding larval cuticle protein A2B-like, with the protein MFVKILSVSAILAAAQAGFLGGHGATSYASNQLSSGHGYAVPAAHYGGGGYGHDSHQDYYAHPKYQFQYGVQDPHTGDHKSQHEVRDGDVVKGSYTVAEPDGTIRTVHYTADDHNGFNAVVEKSGHAVHPEVYAHGGHGGYDGHY; encoded by the exons ATGTTCGTCAAG ATCCTGTCCGTATCTGCCATCTTGGCTGCAGCTCAAGCAGGTTTTCTAGGAGGCCACGGAGCAACATCCTACGCCTCAAACCAGCTCTCCAGCGGTCACGGATATGCTGTACCAGCTGCTCATTACGGAGGTGGAGGATATGGACACGATTCTCACCAAGACTACTATGCCCATCCAAAATACCAATTTCAATATGGTGTTCAAGATCCTCACACCGGCGACCACAAATCCCAACACGAAGTAAGGGATGGTGATGTCGTTAAAGGATCCTACACTGTTGCGGAACCCGACGGTACCATCCGTACCGTTCACTACACAGCCGATGACCACAATGGTTTCAACGCAGTTGTAGAAAAATCCGGACATGCAGTACATCCTGAAGTTTATGCTCATGGCGGTCATGGTGGATACGACGGacattattaa